Proteins encoded by one window of Mesorhizobium sp. INR15:
- the rpoN gene encoding RNA polymerase factor sigma-54: protein MALSAKLQLRQSQSLVMTPQLMQSIRLLQFTHAELEHFIDDEIERNPLLERAEPQEDAVSDQAQKADEAPQAAADGDWFENETQWSAEAISEKLDTSLENLFPDDPGTSERLGPDLTAQWKSASGNGSGASSEGFDAGDMAAAAITLRDHVGEQVALAFTEPAARLIAGELADGLDEAGYMRADMDEIATRLGADAAAVNKVLAVCQTFEPAGIFARDLAECLSLQLAGRDRLDPAMKALVANLELLARRDFQALKRICGVDEEDLLDMLAEIRALDPRPGTAFSGGASDAVVADVEVRAANDGSWTVELNAETLPRVLVDHIYFAQVSPHAKNQAEKDFLAECLQNANWLTRSLDQRAKTILKVASEIVRQQDAFLVHGVRQLKPLNLRMVADAIGMHESTVSRVTANKYMLTPRGVFELRYFFTASIAASGGGDAHSSEAVRDRIKQMIDEEKPVDVLSDDAIVDMLKESGVDIARRTVAKYREGMNIPSSVQRRREKRARASAGR, encoded by the coding sequence ATGGCGTTGTCGGCGAAATTACAGCTACGACAATCGCAGTCGCTGGTGATGACGCCGCAGCTGATGCAGTCGATTCGGCTGCTGCAGTTCACCCATGCCGAGCTTGAGCATTTCATCGACGACGAGATCGAGCGCAACCCGCTGCTGGAGCGGGCCGAACCGCAGGAAGACGCCGTCAGCGACCAGGCGCAGAAGGCCGATGAGGCGCCGCAGGCGGCTGCCGACGGCGACTGGTTTGAAAATGAGACGCAGTGGAGCGCCGAGGCGATCTCTGAAAAGCTTGATACGTCACTGGAGAACCTGTTTCCCGACGATCCTGGCACCAGCGAGCGCCTCGGCCCCGACCTGACGGCGCAATGGAAGTCGGCATCGGGAAATGGCTCAGGGGCCTCGTCCGAGGGGTTTGACGCTGGCGACATGGCGGCCGCGGCGATCACGCTGCGCGACCATGTCGGCGAACAGGTCGCGCTTGCCTTCACTGAGCCTGCGGCGCGCCTGATCGCCGGTGAGCTTGCCGATGGTCTTGACGAGGCCGGTTACATGCGCGCCGACATGGACGAGATCGCCACACGCCTCGGCGCCGACGCTGCCGCCGTCAACAAAGTGCTGGCGGTGTGCCAGACCTTTGAGCCAGCCGGCATCTTTGCCCGAGACCTTGCCGAGTGCCTGTCGCTGCAGCTTGCCGGGCGCGACCGTCTCGATCCGGCGATGAAGGCGCTGGTCGCCAATCTCGAACTCCTGGCGCGGCGCGATTTCCAGGCGCTGAAACGGATCTGCGGCGTCGACGAGGAGGACCTGCTCGACATGCTGGCCGAAATCCGGGCGCTCGATCCGCGCCCCGGGACAGCTTTTTCGGGTGGCGCCAGCGATGCGGTGGTCGCCGATGTCGAGGTGCGTGCGGCCAATGACGGCAGCTGGACGGTCGAGCTCAATGCCGAAACGCTGCCGCGCGTGCTGGTCGATCATATCTATTTCGCCCAGGTTTCGCCGCATGCCAAGAACCAGGCGGAAAAGGATTTTCTGGCTGAATGCCTGCAAAACGCCAACTGGCTGACGCGCAGCCTCGACCAGCGGGCCAAGACCATCCTCAAGGTCGCTTCCGAAATCGTGCGCCAGCAGGATGCGTTCCTCGTCCATGGCGTGCGGCAGCTGAAGCCGCTCAACCTGCGGATGGTGGCCGACGCCATCGGCATGCATGAATCGACGGTCAGCCGGGTGACAGCGAACAAATACATGCTGACGCCGAGGGGCGTGTTCGAGCTGCGTTATTTCTTCACCGCTTCGATCGCCGCGTCGGGCGGCGGCGATGCACATTCGTCGGAAGCGGTGCGCGATCGCATCAAGCAGATGATCGATGAGGAGAAGCCCGTCGATGTGCTTTCCGATGACGCGATCGTCGACATGTTGAAGGAAAGTGGCGTCGATATCGCCAGGCGCACGGTCGCCAAGTACCGGGAAGGCATGAATATTCCCTCCTCGGTGCAACGCCGGCGTGAAAAGCGCGCGCGCGCCAGCGCCGGTCGCTGA
- the lptB gene encoding LPS export ABC transporter ATP-binding protein, whose protein sequence is MASLSSLAARLPGRAASKLSAPATVTVDAAKFKGTLIAKGLTKSYKGRKVVSGVTIGVRAGEAVGLLGPNGAGKTTCFYMVTGLVPVDEGTIEIDGFDVTAMPMYRRARLGIGYLPQEASIFRGLNVEQNIRAVLEVVEKSRKERERNLDELLEEFHISHLRKAPSMSLSGGERRRLEIARALATRPAYMLLDEPFAGIDPIAVADIQQLVRHLTARGIGVLITDHNVRETLGLIDRAYIIHAGQVLTHGRADEVVANPDVRRLYLGEGFTL, encoded by the coding sequence ATGGCCAGTCTGTCGTCGCTGGCGGCGCGTCTTCCGGGACGAGCCGCCAGCAAGCTTTCGGCGCCGGCCACGGTCACTGTCGATGCGGCAAAGTTCAAAGGAACCTTGATCGCGAAAGGCCTGACCAAAAGCTATAAGGGGCGCAAGGTTGTCAGCGGCGTCACCATTGGGGTGCGCGCCGGCGAAGCCGTGGGCCTGCTTGGTCCCAACGGCGCCGGCAAGACGACCTGCTTCTACATGGTCACCGGGCTTGTGCCGGTCGACGAGGGCACGATCGAAATCGACGGCTTCGACGTCACCGCGATGCCCATGTACAGGCGTGCGCGGCTCGGCATCGGCTACCTGCCGCAGGAAGCCTCGATCTTTCGCGGGCTGAATGTCGAGCAGAACATCCGTGCTGTGCTCGAAGTGGTCGAAAAGAGCCGCAAGGAGCGCGAGCGCAATCTCGACGAACTGCTTGAGGAATTCCACATCAGCCACTTGCGCAAGGCGCCGTCCATGTCGCTGTCCGGCGGTGAGCGGCGACGTTTGGAGATCGCGCGCGCGCTGGCGACGCGCCCGGCCTACATGCTGCTCGACGAGCCTTTTGCCGGCATCGATCCGATCGCCGTCGCCGATATTCAGCAATTGGTGCGTCACCTGACGGCGCGCGGCATTGGCGTGCTCATCACCGATCACAATGTCCGTGAGACGCTCGGCCTGATCGATCGCGCCTATATCATTCATGCCGGCCAGGTGCTGACCCACGGCCGGGCTGACGAAGTGGTCGCCAACCCCGACGTGCGGCGGCTTTATCTCGGCGAAGGCTTCACGCTCTAG
- a CDS encoding DUF1150 family protein, with protein MTRTEENITMTSGEFAHLGEGSVAYLRKVSSDELLGRFPNLGEIAPGMELWALFAANGQPILLSDARDRALAGAMENDLTTVAIH; from the coding sequence ATGACCAGAACTGAAGAAAATATCACCATGACCAGCGGCGAATTCGCCCATCTCGGTGAAGGCTCGGTGGCCTATCTGCGCAAGGTCTCGAGCGATGAATTGCTCGGCCGTTTCCCAAATCTCGGTGAAATCGCCCCCGGCATGGAACTGTGGGCGCTGTTTGCCGCCAACGGCCAGCCGATCCTGCTTTCGGACGCGCGTGACCGCGCGTTGGCCGGCGCCATGGAAAACGACCTGACCACGGTCGCCATTCACTAG
- the ptsN gene encoding PTS IIA-like nitrogen regulatory protein PtsN — protein sequence MDLSDLINVPAILPALKANSKKQLLQMLSERAAAISGIPEREVFDTILQRERLGSTGVGNGIAIPHGKLAGVKRIAGVFARLETPVDFEALDDQPVDLVFLLLAPEGAGADHLKALSRIARVLRDADTVAKIRGTRDAVAIHALLSDTQASHAA from the coding sequence ATGGATCTGAGCGATCTTATCAACGTTCCGGCGATATTGCCGGCGTTGAAGGCGAACTCCAAAAAGCAGCTTCTGCAAATGCTGTCCGAAAGGGCAGCGGCGATTTCCGGCATACCGGAGCGGGAAGTGTTCGATACAATCCTGCAGCGCGAGCGCCTTGGTTCGACGGGTGTCGGCAACGGCATCGCCATCCCGCACGGCAAGCTGGCCGGCGTGAAGCGAATCGCCGGCGTTTTCGCACGGCTGGAGACGCCGGTCGATTTCGAGGCGCTGGACGACCAGCCGGTTGACCTGGTGTTTCTGCTTCTGGCGCCCGAGGGTGCCGGTGCCGATCATCTCAAGGCCTTGTCGCGCATCGCACGCGTGCTGCGCGATGCAGACACGGTTGCCAAGATCAGGGGCACGCGCGATGCCGTGGCTATCCACGCGCTCTTGTCTGACACACAGGCCTCGCACGCGGCCTGA
- a CDS encoding amidase, with protein MMRPRTKHAVPAASDICRLSAVELAGRIKRKDLSVREVVEAFLDRIETVNPMVNAIVSLRDRADILREADAADARQPDIETGPLFGLPIAVKDLAMTKGLRTSFGSPIFADFTPPEDDFFVERMRKAGAIIIGKTNVPEFGLGSNTYNTVFGPTLNAFDPALTAGGSSGGAAVALALDMVPVADGSDFGGSLRNPAGWNNVYGFRPSQGLVPGGPDVEVFHAQMGVEGPMGRNVRDMALLLDVQSGYHPHAPLSYEKQGSFLAGLETAANGRRIAWLGDLGGHLPIEPGILELCEAALKRFEAVSFVTEPLLPEFDFEALWQAFVTLRQASSGCALKAHYDEPSKRGLLKPEAVWEVEAAMRLTAPQIRAASVIRSSWHRALLSLFDRFDLIALPTAQVFPFAVGTPWPREVAGRTMDSYHRWMQVSSFATMGGCPAVNVPVGFDDQGRPMGMQLIGRPRGDLAVLRAAAAYEAILPWQAGA; from the coding sequence ATCATGCGCCCTCGGACAAAGCACGCCGTACCGGCTGCCAGTGACATCTGCCGTCTCTCCGCCGTCGAGCTTGCCGGCAGGATAAAACGAAAAGACCTTTCGGTGCGCGAGGTGGTGGAAGCCTTCCTCGACCGCATCGAGACGGTCAATCCGATGGTCAACGCCATCGTCTCGTTGCGCGACCGCGCCGACATCCTGCGCGAGGCCGATGCGGCCGATGCCCGGCAGCCGGACATAGAAACCGGCCCGCTGTTCGGCTTGCCGATCGCGGTCAAGGATCTGGCCATGACCAAGGGACTCAGGACCTCATTCGGGTCGCCGATCTTCGCTGACTTTACGCCGCCGGAGGACGATTTCTTCGTCGAACGCATGCGCAAGGCCGGCGCCATCATCATCGGCAAGACCAATGTCCCCGAATTCGGCCTTGGCTCCAACACCTACAACACCGTGTTCGGACCGACGTTGAACGCTTTCGATCCTGCGCTCACCGCCGGCGGCTCGAGCGGTGGCGCCGCCGTGGCGCTGGCGCTCGACATGGTGCCAGTCGCGGATGGCAGCGACTTTGGCGGCTCGCTGCGCAACCCGGCCGGCTGGAACAATGTCTATGGCTTCCGCCCGTCGCAGGGGCTTGTCCCTGGCGGCCCTGATGTCGAGGTGTTTCATGCGCAGATGGGCGTTGAAGGACCGATGGGCCGCAATGTCCGCGACATGGCGCTGCTGCTCGATGTGCAGTCGGGCTATCATCCGCACGCGCCGCTATCTTATGAAAAGCAAGGTTCATTCCTCGCAGGGCTGGAGACAGCCGCAAACGGCCGCCGCATCGCCTGGCTTGGCGACCTCGGCGGCCATCTGCCGATTGAGCCAGGCATCCTGGAATTGTGCGAGGCGGCCCTCAAACGGTTTGAGGCCGTTTCCTTCGTGACCGAACCGCTGCTGCCGGAGTTCGATTTTGAAGCGCTGTGGCAGGCCTTCGTGACACTGCGGCAGGCCAGCAGCGGCTGTGCGCTCAAGGCGCACTATGACGAACCTTCGAAACGCGGCCTGCTGAAGCCCGAGGCTGTCTGGGAGGTCGAAGCCGCGATGCGCCTCACGGCGCCGCAGATCCGCGCCGCCTCCGTCATCCGCTCATCCTGGCATCGCGCGCTGCTGTCGCTCTTCGACCGCTTCGATCTGATCGCTTTGCCGACCGCGCAGGTGTTTCCTTTCGCGGTCGGCACGCCTTGGCCACGCGAGGTCGCCGGCCGGACAATGGACAGCTACCACCGCTGGATGCAGGTTTCCTCGTTCGCCACGATGGGCGGCTGTCCGGCCGTCAACGTGCCGGTTGGCTTCGATGATCAAGGCCGGCCGATGGGCATGCAATTGATCGGAAGGCCGCGCGGCGATCTTGCCGTGCTGCGGGCGGCGGCCGCCTATGAAGCGATTTTGCCGTGGCAGGCCGGCGCCTGA
- a CDS encoding nucleoside hydrolase — MPQSRKIIIDTDPGQDDAVAILLALGSAELEIVGITAVAGNVPLKLTEKNARKICELAGRPDTKVYAGAIRPLMREPVTAEEVHGKTGLNGPQLPEPTMKLQEQYAVDFLVETLMREESGTITLCPLGPLTNIALALIREPKIAPRIKEIVLMGGGFFEGGNVTPAAEFNIYVDPHAADVVLKSGIPIVMMPLDVTHKALTTSKRIEAFRKLGTRVGTATADMLEFFERYDEEKYGTDGGPLHDPCVIAYLLKPELFKGRSCNVSVETSSELTMGMTVIDWWGVTKRPKNAMVMRDIDHDAFFALLVERLGRL, encoded by the coding sequence ATGCCCCAATCACGCAAGATCATCATCGACACGGATCCCGGCCAGGATGATGCCGTAGCCATACTCCTGGCGCTGGGCAGTGCCGAACTGGAGATCGTCGGCATCACCGCGGTTGCCGGCAATGTGCCGCTGAAGCTCACCGAAAAGAATGCCCGCAAGATCTGCGAATTGGCTGGCCGTCCCGACACCAAGGTCTATGCAGGCGCCATCCGGCCATTGATGCGTGAACCGGTCACCGCCGAGGAAGTGCACGGCAAGACCGGCCTCAACGGGCCGCAATTGCCTGAGCCGACCATGAAGCTGCAGGAGCAATACGCCGTCGATTTCCTTGTTGAGACATTGATGCGTGAAGAGAGCGGCACCATCACGCTTTGCCCGCTCGGGCCGCTCACCAACATCGCGCTGGCGCTGATCCGCGAGCCGAAGATCGCGCCGCGCATCAAGGAAATCGTGCTGATGGGTGGCGGGTTCTTCGAAGGCGGCAATGTCACCCCGGCCGCCGAGTTCAACATCTATGTCGATCCGCACGCCGCCGACGTGGTGCTGAAGTCCGGCATCCCGATCGTCATGATGCCGCTCGATGTCACCCACAAGGCACTGACCACGTCCAAGCGCATCGAGGCTTTCCGCAAGCTCGGCACCAGGGTCGGCACCGCCACCGCCGACATGCTCGAATTCTTCGAGCGCTACGACGAGGAAAAATACGGCACCGACGGCGGACCGCTGCACGACCCTTGCGTGATCGCCTATCTGCTGAAGCCGGAGCTGTTCAAGGGGCGCAGTTGCAATGTCAGCGTGGAAACCAGCTCGGAACTGACCATGGGCATGACCGTCATCGACTGGTGGGGCGTGACCAAGCGGCCGAAGAACGCCATGGTGATGCGCGACATCGACCACGATGCCTTTTTCGCCCTGCTGGTGGAGAGGCTGGGGCGGCTTTAG
- a CDS encoding Hsp20 family protein has product MSRMTPFSSPLLLGFDAMEKTLERLAKSGDSYPPYNIERLSGDDGKTERLRITLAVAGFAESDLDVTTEENQLVVRGRQTDDTEREFLHRGIAARQFQRCFVLADGMRVIAAELKNGLLSIDLDRPESERLVRKINISVKD; this is encoded by the coding sequence ATGAGCCGAATGACGCCATTTTCCAGCCCGCTTCTCCTTGGTTTCGATGCCATGGAAAAAACGCTGGAGCGTCTGGCGAAGTCGGGTGACAGCTACCCTCCCTACAACATCGAACGCCTCAGCGGCGACGACGGCAAGACCGAAAGGTTGCGCATCACACTGGCAGTCGCCGGTTTCGCCGAAAGCGATCTCGATGTCACCACGGAAGAAAACCAGTTGGTCGTGCGCGGCCGTCAGACCGACGACACCGAGCGCGAGTTCCTCCACCGCGGCATCGCCGCACGCCAGTTCCAGCGCTGTTTCGTGCTGGCCGACGGCATGCGGGTCATCGCGGCGGAACTGAAGAACGGCCTCTTGTCGATCGATCTCGATCGGCCCGAGTCCGAACGGCTGGTACGGAAAATAAACATATCGGTGAAAGACTGA
- the hpf gene encoding ribosome hibernation-promoting factor, HPF/YfiA family, translating to MNLRISGKHMDIGDAFRTRINDRVGEAIGKYFDRGFAGHVTVIKSGSRYSADCMIRLDSGTSLQATGDAQDPTLAFEAAADRLETRLRRYKRRLKSHNLGSGNGEPTDIAYTVMAPLADDDEEIPENFAPAIVAESTMVLKTMSVASAVIELDTKDSPVFVFRNAGNDHLNIVYRRPDGNIGWIDPSTTKVAQG from the coding sequence ATGAATTTGCGCATATCGGGAAAACACATGGATATCGGCGATGCGTTCCGGACACGCATCAACGATCGTGTCGGTGAAGCGATCGGGAAATATTTCGATCGCGGCTTTGCCGGACACGTCACTGTCATCAAATCGGGCTCGCGCTATTCGGCGGATTGCATGATCCGGCTGGATTCCGGCACTTCGCTGCAGGCGACCGGCGATGCCCAGGACCCGACGCTTGCCTTCGAGGCGGCGGCGGATAGGCTCGAGACCCGGCTGAGGCGCTACAAGCGGCGGCTGAAGTCACACAATCTGGGCTCCGGCAACGGCGAGCCGACCGACATCGCCTACACGGTGATGGCGCCGCTCGCGGACGACGACGAGGAGATCCCGGAGAATTTCGCCCCGGCCATCGTCGCCGAATCAACCATGGTTCTGAAGACCATGTCGGTGGCATCGGCGGTGATCGAACTCGACACCAAGGACAGCCCGGTCTTCGTCTTCCGCAACGCTGGAAACGACCATCTCAACATCGTCTATCGCCGGCCCGATGGGAACATCGGCTGGATCGATCCGTCCACGACCAAAGTCGCACAGGGATAA
- a CDS encoding LysE family translocator — MSLELYAAYVLACIVIILVPGPTVTLIIANSIRHGSRAGLANVAGTQAGLAIMIAVVGIGLTSLIAGMGHWFEWVRLIGAAYLIWMGVQMFRSKGTLNADGSPRRPRGGFFLQGLLVALSNPKTLIFFGAFFPQFISPTGNYPLQIAIMGLTAMIFAAMSDSTYALAASRAGRLLSASRIKLLSRITGSFMIGGGLWLAFSRSK; from the coding sequence ATGTCGCTGGAACTCTACGCCGCCTATGTCCTTGCTTGCATCGTCATCATCCTGGTGCCCGGGCCGACGGTCACGCTGATCATCGCCAACAGCATCCGTCACGGCTCCCGTGCCGGTCTTGCCAATGTCGCCGGCACGCAGGCCGGGCTCGCCATCATGATCGCCGTCGTCGGCATCGGCCTGACCTCGCTGATCGCGGGCATGGGCCACTGGTTCGAATGGGTCAGGCTGATCGGCGCGGCCTACCTGATCTGGATGGGCGTGCAAATGTTCCGCTCGAAGGGCACGCTGAACGCCGACGGATCGCCGCGCAGACCGCGCGGCGGGTTCTTCCTGCAAGGCCTGCTGGTGGCGCTGAGCAATCCCAAGACGCTGATCTTCTTCGGTGCCTTCTTTCCGCAGTTCATCTCGCCGACCGGCAATTACCCGCTGCAGATCGCCATCATGGGCCTGACCGCCATGATCTTCGCCGCCATGTCGGATTCGACCTACGCGCTCGCCGCCAGCCGCGCCGGCCGCCTGCTGTCGGCCAGCCGCATCAAGCTGCTGTCACGGATCACCGGCAGCTTCATGATCGGCGGTGGCCTGTGGCTGGCGTTCTCGCGGTCGAAGTAG